ACAATCCCTACCTGATGCCCAATGATGCCGTCGCCTGCTACGACTCCGCGACCACGACGGTTCGGGACATCATCAGGAGCATTGCCGAGATCGTGACGCCAGCAGCTCTCCTCATTAACGGATTCTCGAAGTGATCGATAAGCAAGAACTCAAAACCAAGCTCAGTCAAAAGTACAGCCAACTCCCATTCCTGTTTCACTGGCTATCAAGAAACAGGTGGAATCGCTATTACCTCCTGATGGGTATGGCCAATGGATTCATCTGGATTTCGGCCCTGCTCTATCTGCTGCTGACCAAACCCATCTATACCAGCAGGTGGGCCTTGATTCTGCCCAGCACGAGTTCGGCCACGAATCTCAATCTGCCTGACATCGGCCAGGCCACCTCCTCCTCCGGTTCCGGGCTGGGTAGTTCCACCTATGACACCAGAGCCAACTATGAATACATCTTTGAAAGCGAGCAGGTGATCAAGGAAGCCGCCCGGCTCAGCGGGATCAAAAGCAGGGACTTCGGAAAACCGAAAATCAAGCTCATCGACAACACCACGATGATGCAGTTCGAAGTCAGCGGACGATCCGCCAAGGAGGCGATGAATAAATCGATGGCCCTCTATCAATCAGCGCAAAAAAGGCTGAACGAGCTACGGGAAGGAGAAATGCGTCAACGGGAGATCCCGGCCGAGTCGATTCTGATGTCTGTGCAGAAAAAACTCCAGGATGCCCAGCAGAAGGTCACAGATTTCAAGTTCAAGTCGGGTCTGACATCGTCCGATCAGGTGCGGGACCTTTCCGGGAATATCGAGCAACTCCGCCGCCAGCGGGCGGAAGTCCTGGCCAATGAACAGTCAGCCGCCAAGCGGCTCATGCAGCTGAGTGCCAGCCTGGGGCTGTCGTCATCCCAGGCTGCCGACGCCTTTCAGCTTCAGGTCGACCAGATCTTCCAGCAGCACCTCAAGGACTACAGCGAGGCCACCAGCTCCCTGCGCCTGCTGGCCGGAAAGTTCGGACCGAATAATCCCAGGGTGATCAAGGAGAAGAACAGACAGCGCTTTGCCCTCAGGAATCTGCTGCAGAGGAGCCGGCAGATCCTCGGCAAGGACCTTCCTCCCTTGGCGATCAACAGGCTGGCCCTCTCCACGGTCGCCAGCAACTCCGGTCGCGATTCCCTGCTCCAGAGTCTGGTCAATGTGGCGGCCGAGCAGCGGGCCCTGAGCGGGCAGGCCAAGGAGCTGGATGTGCAGATCAATAACCTGGAGCAGCGGTTGCGGGGGATCACCAAACCCCTCTCCACTTTGGAGTCCCTGATGCGCAATGAACAGATCGCCCAGGCCGTCTTTGCTTCCACCCTGGCGCAACTGGATCTGGGTCAGGGGGATCTGTTTTCCGCCTACCCCCTCATCCAGATGGCCGTGGAGCCCACCATGCCTGACAAACCCAGCGCCCCGAAAACGACCTTCGTCCTGGCAGGGGCGGTGGCAGGCTCGTTCTTCTCCAGCTTCGGCCTCTGGTTGCTTTGGGTCCGCAAACCCTGGATCAAGAAGTTATCGCGGTGGATCTCCCCATGAGAGATGGGATGCGGTCGTCCCATGCCCTCGACGACCACGGAAAGATCCAGCCTGAAAACGTGCCGGAACGCATCATCTGGTGGGCCATCGTCTGGACGTATCCCCTCTGGATCATCGGTGGGCTCTACATCGTTGGCTCCCTGCTCGGATGGGTCCTGCTGTTACTGCTCCTGATCAAGATTCTGGCGCAGGATCGAGCCACTCCCCCCGAAGCCAGGATTCGCATCTCCTGGGTCATCTGGAGCTGGATCATCGGCATGGTGATCATGGAGGTGGCCCTGCTGGTGGGCCACCTGGATTTCGATCTGGGGATGGCCATGATCGTGAAATCCAGCATCGGCTGGGCCAAGGGATGGGCCGCCCTGGCCCTCTATCCCCTGGCGGGAAACCTTCGCATCCGGCCCCAGATCATCTACCGCGCCGTCTGCATCATCGGCCTGCAGACCCTGGTGATCACTCCTCTGCTGTTGGTCACGCCCTTCCTGCACCTGCCGGAGATTCTTTACGTCTCACCGTTGAAGGCGGTCGGCGGTCCCGGACCAGAGTTCTTCGACGTGAGGCTTTACGAAATTGATCCCACCACAAACCAGTTGCGCTGGCGGCTGTTCACCCCCTGGGCGCCGGCCCTGGGCTTTGTCGGAAATGTCTATTTCATGCTCGCGCTTCAGGAAAAGTCCAGGCGATGGAAGGTGCTTGGATTGGCTGGAGCGATCCTGATGTGCCTGATCTGCAAATCACGCCTGGCGCAGGTCTGCCTGGTCCTGATTCCGATCATCACCACGATGCTGACCAATCTCGGACGACCGGCCGTCCTGATCCTGCTTGGGGTCGCAAGTTATCTTGGCGGCCTTTTTTCTCCTGTGGCGATCGCTTTCTTCAACGATTTCTGGGAGTCGTTCAAATCGGCAAGAGCTGATTCCACCCGGGTCAGAATGGCGTTGAAACGTATCGCCATCTACCGCTGGGAAACGGAAGCCCCCATCTGGGGCCATGGGGTGGTGGAAAGGGGCAGCCATGTGGTGGAGTGGATGCCCATCGGATCCCACCACACCTGGGCAGGCCTGCTGTTCGTCAAGGGCATCGTCGGCTTCTGCGCCCTCATGGTCCCCATGCTGGCGAGTTTCATCGATCTGTTGATCAAGGGATTGGATCGCCGAAGGCTGACGGCGGGCGTCGGCCTCAGCATGGTGATCATCCTATTCCTGTATACCTTTGGTGAAAATCTGGAAATCCTCGTCTATCTTTACTGGCCGGGCCTTGTCGTTCTCGGCCTGGCACTGCAGGAGAAACTCACATCCGCTCGCAACCTGCAGGAAAGCTGAGCACCCTGAGGCTTTCAATTCCTTGGGTCAACCGCCTGGCTGACGGGTAGAATCGATAGACGGGCTCAGGAAGGTTGCCATGATCTCCATCGACGAACTTCGCCATAGACACCTTCCCTTCGTGAAAGCCGATCAGGAAGGTATCATCGAAGAGGTCAATGGCCTGATGGAAGAGATCTATGGCTGGTCACCAGCGGATCTGATCGGGAAGTCCCTGGGCATGATTCTGCCCTCATCCTTCCGGGATGCCCATCACCTTGGCTTTTCACGCTTCAGGATGACAGGGGAATCGGAGGTGCTGAATCACCCCCTGGAGTTGATGACTGTCTGTAAGGATCAACGGGAAATCAACTCGGAACATTTCATCGTTGCGGAACGGCATGGGGATACATGGAGCTTTGCCGCAACCCTGAAACCCCTGGAGTGATCCGATGAGATCCACCGACGATCTCCTCGAACAGCTTCGCAAAACCCTGGGCCGCCTTGATACTGCGCTCAGCTGCGTCGATGACGGGCTGGTGATCACGGACTTCAAGGGTCTTGTCGAGTGGACCAATCGCGCGTTCGACGTGTTTGTTGGCTGTCCACGCCTCAAGAGCCTTGGCAAAGAGCTGGATGATCTCGTCCCAACCGGATACGTGGAGGGTCGTCACAAACCGATGAATTCCCTGATCGCCCTTGCTCGCAACGGTCCCGGTCGCAGCATCATGGATCGCGCGCTGTCGGGTCCCCGCCAGGTTATGGAGGTCAGCTGGTCGCCGGTCAATTTCCATCCCGAACCATCCCTGGTTTTCGTCTTCAAGGATCTCAGCGAGATCACCCGTGTGCAGGATGCACTCACCGCGTCGCGCGACAGCCTGGAGGAAGAGGTGGCCTCACGGACACGGCAACTACAGAAGGCACGCGATGAAGCCCAGGCCGCCACGGAAGCCATGGGTGAGTTTCTTTCAACGATCAGCCACGAGATCAGAACACCCATGAATGCGGTGATCGGGATGACCGACCTGCTGCTGGACACACCCCTCAACGGCGCTCAGAGGGAACTGGTACAGACGATCCACAGCAGCGGAGAGCTTCTGCTGTGCCTCATCAACGACATTCTTGATCTTTCAAAGATCGAAGCCCAGAAGATGACGTTGCGAGCGGATTCGTTCTCCATCCGTGCCCTTGTGGATGAATGTATGCGCATCATGAATCCATCCATTCTCTCCAAGGGCCTGAGCCTGGGCATCTTCATTCCCGCCGACCTTCCCGAGGAGCTGTATGGAGACAGTCTGCGCATCCGGCAGATCTTGCTGAATCTTATGAACAATGCCGTCAAGTTCACAGACAACGGCACTGTGCAGCTCGACCTCACCTGGAATCCCCTCAGCGTCTCCCGACTGATGCTCTCGCTGCAGGTTTCTGACTCCGGTCATGGCATTTCGCCAGAGTTCCTTCCCAGGATCTTCAACAGTTTCGCGCAGGACGAAGGATCCCCGAACCATGGCCATCGGAACCAGGGAACGGGCCTGGGCCTGGCCATCTGCGATCGCCTGTGCAAGCTGATGGGCGGCAGGATCCGCGTGGAGAGCGAGCAAGGCAAAGGCTCACGATTCAGCGTCAGCATCCCGTTGGGCTTCGGCGCGATGGAGGAGGAGAGGCGCGAAGAATCGGTCGCACCAGCGACTCTGGATGATGAACCATCGCTGCGGATCCTGGTGGCTGATGACAACCGGATCAACCAGCGGGTGATGGAGCTGATGCTGGCAAAACTGGACGCCCAGGCGGAATTCGTCGGTGATGGCCATGCTGCCGTCGAGAGGGTTCAGCTGGCGGAGTTCGACCTGGTCTTCATGGATCTGCAGATGCCCGGGATGGATGGGCTGGAGGCCACGCGCCGCATTCGCGCCTCCAGGGTTTATCAGCCCTATGTTGTCGCCCTCACGGCCTCTGCCCTGGGCGAACAGCAGCGCGACTGCCTGACAGCCGGTATGAACGATTTTCTCAGCAAACCCGTCCGTCTTCCCGACATTCGTCAGGCGCTTCAGCGCTACCGTCAATGGAAGCAAAGGAGCCAGAATCCCATGGGCTCCGGCAGGCCCCAGCTCCCGTGACGTTGTCATCTGACGATTCCATCGATACCCGATCCTGGGACGACTTGCGGGAGCTCGGCGGCCCGGACGCCGACGCGATGATCGCCGAACTCATCGACATCTACGCCGAGGATGCCGCCCAGCTCGTTTCCTCCCTGCTGAAGGCCCGGCAGGCCGGTGATCGCCCTTCTCTTGTTGCCGCCGCCCATGCCCTGCGGTCTCCGAGCGCCAGTCTCGGCGCCCTCAGGCTGGCCGAGCGCTGCCGTTTGCTGGAGTTGGCGGCCGGAGCGGCGGCGGCGGAGCTCCCGGCCGGCCTGATCGACGACCTGCTCCGCGAACTCGAAAGGGTCCTGGCCGCGCTGACGTCGTTGCGGCCGCAGCCTTGACAGCCATGACACGCCTTCTGCTGATCGACGATGACCGGGTGCTGCAACGCATCCTGCAGACGCGGCTAAGCCAGCAGGGACTGGAGGTGTTGTTGGCAGCCTCTGGAGACGAGGGACTGGCGATGGCCCGGCACCATCAGCCCCAGATCATCCTCTGTGACTGGTGCATGCCGGGCATGGACGGCCTGGAGGTCTGCCGCAGGCTCAAATCCGATGCCGACCTCGCGGCGATCTTCTTCATTCTGCTGACCTCCAAAGGCGAGGTTGGGGACAGGGTCTCGGGGCTGGATGCCGGTGCCGACGACTTCCTGATCAAGCCCGTGGATCCGGCGGAGCTCATGGCCCGCGTCAGAGCCGCGATGCGGCTCTTCGACAGCAACCAGCAACTGAGGGCCCTGAGTCTGGATCTGGCGAAGCAGAAAGCCCGCCTGGAGGAGGAGCTCTCCAAGGCTGCCGATTACGTTCGCTCCATCCTGCCGGCTCCCTTGACTGGCGAGGTGGAGATTGCATCCCTGTTTCTTCCCTCCAGCCAGCTGGGTGGAGACTGCTTCGATTTCTACTGGCTGGATGATGACCATCTGGTGATGTACATCCTGGATGTCTCCGGCCATGGTCTGGCCTCTGCTCTGCCATCCATCTCCGTTCACAATCTGCTGCGCACCAAGGCCCCCTCGCGGCTCAGCCACCCAGGAGCAGACAGCCCCCATCGGCGTCAGTCCGACACCTTTCTGGAGCAGCCCGCAGTAGTGATGCGTGTTCTCAATCAGCTCTTCCAGATGGATTCCCAGAATGGCCAGTACTTCACGATGTGGTATGGGGTGTTCGACCGACCGAATCGACGCCTGAACTATGCCAGTGCGGGCCATCCGCCGGCGTTGCTGCGATCCTTGAGCCGCCATGGGGAGGGGGCCATTCAGGAGCTGAAGGCTCCAGGGATGCCCATCGGCCTGTTCCCCGAAGCCTCCTACCAGAGCAGGGAGTGCGGCATCGGTGCCGACGATGAGCTCTATCTGCTGACGGACGGCCTGTTCGAGATTCCCCTCAATGACAACCGCATGTGGGATTACCACCAGTTTCTCTCGCTCCTCAACGACCAGCCGTTCGATCCCACAGCCGATCTCAACCGGCTGGTGACGGCGATCCGAATGGCGACGGGTCAGAAGAGCTTCCCGGATGATGCCTCGATGATCCGCCTGCGCTTCCGGGCCTCTCCTTCCGCCAGCGGAGTCTGAACGGAGTCCTCCCTTCCAGCGCTGACCGGCAGGTGACACGGCCGAGGATGGCCGAGCCAGGCCTTTCAGACGACTTCGAAGATCTTGTCGGTCCCTGTCATCTCCAGCACCATCTTCATCTGAGGCCCGGGGGACTGAAGGGAGAGCCGATGCCCCGCCTCACGCACCTTCTTCAGGCAGCGCACCAGCGCGCTGAAACCATTGCTGTCCATGAAGGTGATCCCTTCACAGGCGATCACCACCCTCTCCTCTCCGGCACTCAGGGCCTGGCACACCTCCCCAAGCAAAGCCCTGCCACTCACTTCATCGAGAATGCCGGAGGGGTGAATCACGTGAACTTCTTTCTAAAATCAGGGATCGAGAAGTTGTGCTGGATCAACTCTCGATCCCATCTTCTAGCACGCAATGGCAGCGCTGTCCCTGCGGCGCCGAGCGTCAGGGCAACCAGGGGCTGCCCGAGAAGTCGGGATCCCGCTTTTCCAGAAAGGCATTGCGCCCCTCCTGGCCCTCGCTGGTCCGGTAGAACAGATGGGTCGCCTGACCCGCCAGTTCCTGCAGGCCGGCCAAGCCGTCCGTTTCGGCATTGAAGGCGGCCTTGAGGCAGCGGATCGCCGTGGGGCTGTGCTGCAGCACCTCCCGCGCCCAGGCCACCCCTTCGGCCTCAAGCCGCTCCAGGGGCACCACCGCGTTCACCAGCCCCATGGCCAGGGCCTGCTCCGCCGAGTAGCGGCGGCAGAGGAACCAGATCTCCCGGGCCTTGCGCTGGCCCACCACCCGGGCCAGGTAGCCGGCGCCGAAGCCGCCGTCGAAGCTGCCCACCCGGGGTCCGGTCTGGCCGAAGACGGCGTTCTCGGCCGCCAGGCTCAGGTCGCAGAGCAGGTGCAGCACCTGGCCGCCGCCGATGGCGTAGCCGGCCACCAGGGCGATCACCACCTTGGGCAGGCTGCGGATGATCCGCTGCAGGTCGAGCACGTTCAGCCGCGGCAGCCCCGAGGCGTCGAGATAGCCGCCATCGCCACGCACGCTCTGGTCGCCTCCGGCACAGAAGGCCCAGACGCCGTCGGCGGCCGGCCCCTCCCCGGTGAACAGCACCACCCCGATGGAGGGATCGTCCCGCACCCGGTTGAAGGCATCACAGAGCTCCTGCACTGTGAGCGGACGGAAGGCGTTGCGCTTCTCGGGCCGGTTGATGCTGATCCGGGCGATCCCGTCGCCGCTGGTCTCGAAGCGGATGTCGCTGTAAGCGCCGGCGCTGGTCCAGCGCGGTGGGGCGGGGGGAACGGGGGTCATGGGGAGGGGATCGGCCCGGTGGCCAGGGGGTCGGCCAGATCTGCGGCCATTGTGCGCAGCCGTTGCCGCAGGGCCGCATCCCGTCGCCGGTCGGTGGGCACCACCAGCAGGGCCATCGGCTGGGCCAGGGCCCAGGCCAGGGCCTCATCCAGCCCGTCCAGGCTCTCCAGCCGCCGGCCGGGGACCCCGTGCACCGCCGCCAGCGCCAGCGGGTCCACCGGCTGGGGCATGGCGAACAGGCGCTCGAAATCCATTGCCGCCGCCGGCTCGGTGCGGATGGGCAGCTGCTCGAAGATGCCGCCGCCGCCGTTGTCGATCAGCACGATGGTGAGGCGGCCGCCCAGCTGCGGGCGCCACAGCCAGCCGTTGGCATCGTGGAGCAGGGCCAGATCGCCGCTCACCAGCACCAGGGCACCGAGGGCCTCGGCCAGGCCGCAGGCGCTCGAGAGGGTGCCGTCGATGCCGGAGGCCCCCCGGAAGCCGTGCATCGGCCGGGGCGGGGAGGCCGGGTCGGCGAAGCTCTCCCAGTCCCGCACCGGACTGCTGTTGGCCAGCAGCACGGGCAGTCCGGCCGGCAGCAGCCGGCTGAGCCGGCGGGCCAGGGCCGGCTCCCCGTGCTCTCCGGCCAGCTCCTGCTCCAGCAGGGCCTGCACCGCCGCCTCCGCCCGTCGCCAGCGGCCCGCCAGCGCCAGCGAGGCTTCGGCGGCATCGCCCGCTGCGGACGGCGGCGGTTGCTCCGCCAGCCAGGCCGCCAGGCCCGCGCTCGCCTGGCCCCGCACCACCCCGAGGGGATCGAGGCGGCGCCCGTCCCCTTCGCTCACCAGCACCTGGCCACCCCCCTGGGCCGCCAGCCAGCGCTGCAGACGGCGGCTGGCCGGCAGGGGCCCCAGCCGCAGCACTTGCAGCTCCCCCGCTGGCTTTGCCAGCTCGCCGGCGGAGCCCTCC
This genomic stretch from Cyanobium gracile PCC 6307 harbors:
- a CDS encoding PAS domain S-box protein, giving the protein MISIDELRHRHLPFVKADQEGIIEEVNGLMEEIYGWSPADLIGKSLGMILPSSFRDAHHLGFSRFRMTGESEVLNHPLELMTVCKDQREINSEHFIVAERHGDTWSFAATLKPLE
- a CDS encoding ATP-binding protein, yielding MRSTDDLLEQLRKTLGRLDTALSCVDDGLVITDFKGLVEWTNRAFDVFVGCPRLKSLGKELDDLVPTGYVEGRHKPMNSLIALARNGPGRSIMDRALSGPRQVMEVSWSPVNFHPEPSLVFVFKDLSEITRVQDALTASRDSLEEEVASRTRQLQKARDEAQAATEAMGEFLSTISHEIRTPMNAVIGMTDLLLDTPLNGAQRELVQTIHSSGELLLCLINDILDLSKIEAQKMTLRADSFSIRALVDECMRIMNPSILSKGLSLGIFIPADLPEELYGDSLRIRQILLNLMNNAVKFTDNGTVQLDLTWNPLSVSRLMLSLQVSDSGHGISPEFLPRIFNSFAQDEGSPNHGHRNQGTGLGLAICDRLCKLMGGRIRVESEQGKGSRFSVSIPLGFGAMEEERREESVAPATLDDEPSLRILVADDNRINQRVMELMLAKLDAQAEFVGDGHAAVERVQLAEFDLVFMDLQMPGMDGLEATRRIRASRVYQPYVVALTASALGEQQRDCLTAGMNDFLSKPVRLPDIRQALQRYRQWKQRSQNPMGSGRPQLP
- a CDS encoding Hpt domain-containing protein; the encoded protein is MTLSSDDSIDTRSWDDLRELGGPDADAMIAELIDIYAEDAAQLVSSLLKARQAGDRPSLVAAAHALRSPSASLGALRLAERCRLLELAAGAAAAELPAGLIDDLLRELERVLAALTSLRPQP
- a CDS encoding PP2C family protein-serine/threonine phosphatase; protein product: MTRLLLIDDDRVLQRILQTRLSQQGLEVLLAASGDEGLAMARHHQPQIILCDWCMPGMDGLEVCRRLKSDADLAAIFFILLTSKGEVGDRVSGLDAGADDFLIKPVDPAELMARVRAAMRLFDSNQQLRALSLDLAKQKARLEEELSKAADYVRSILPAPLTGEVEIASLFLPSSQLGGDCFDFYWLDDDHLVMYILDVSGHGLASALPSISVHNLLRTKAPSRLSHPGADSPHRRQSDTFLEQPAVVMRVLNQLFQMDSQNGQYFTMWYGVFDRPNRRLNYASAGHPPALLRSLSRHGEGAIQELKAPGMPIGLFPEASYQSRECGIGADDELYLLTDGLFEIPLNDNRMWDYHQFLSLLNDQPFDPTADLNRLVTAIRMATGQKSFPDDASMIRLRFRASPSASGV
- a CDS encoding STAS domain-containing protein yields the protein MIHPSGILDEVSGRALLGEVCQALSAGEERVVIACEGITFMDSNGFSALVRCLKKVREAGHRLSLQSPGPQMKMVLEMTGTDKIFEVV
- the menB gene encoding 1,4-dihydroxy-2-naphthoyl-CoA synthase, producing MTPVPPAPPRWTSAGAYSDIRFETSGDGIARISINRPEKRNAFRPLTVQELCDAFNRVRDDPSIGVVLFTGEGPAADGVWAFCAGGDQSVRGDGGYLDASGLPRLNVLDLQRIIRSLPKVVIALVAGYAIGGGQVLHLLCDLSLAAENAVFGQTGPRVGSFDGGFGAGYLARVVGQRKAREIWFLCRRYSAEQALAMGLVNAVVPLERLEAEGVAWAREVLQHSPTAIRCLKAAFNAETDGLAGLQELAGQATHLFYRTSEGQEGRNAFLEKRDPDFSGSPWLP
- the menD gene encoding 2-succinyl-5-enolpyruvyl-6-hydroxy-3-cyclohexene-1-carboxylic-acid synthase, whose translation is MGSVREDDPPILNTGVPPLAGSPTSLANVRAALTLLGALRRGGLTHGVLCPGSRSAPLAVAAALLEPGGLRLHTAIDERSAAFFALGLGRASGQPAAVITTSGTAVANLLPAAVEADFGSVPLLLLTADRPAWLKGCGANQSVNQEVFLAGSCRWLGAGDPEGLAAMAPAELDDLARQALAAAQGDGAGRSAGPVHLNLPFDEPLHAGGADLSRLAAALAAGPPPPPASGARATGADRPACPVSEASVTTAMDPGRPGVVVAGPWRGAPTAWPAHVEALRRWQRRSGWPVLADALSGLRGLPDLDTVTAYDLILSEGSAGELAKPAGELQVLRLGPLPASRRLQRWLAAQGGGQVLVSEGDGRRLDPLGVVRGQASAGLAAWLAEQPPPSAAGDAAEASLALAGRWRRAEAAVQALLEQELAGEHGEPALARRLSRLLPAGLPVLLANSSPVRDWESFADPASPPRPMHGFRGASGIDGTLSSACGLAEALGALVLVSGDLALLHDANGWLWRPQLGGRLTIVLIDNGGGGIFEQLPIRTEPAAAMDFERLFAMPQPVDPLALAAVHGVPGRRLESLDGLDEALAWALAQPMALLVVPTDRRRDAALRQRLRTMAADLADPLATGPIPSP